A single window of Vigna unguiculata cultivar IT97K-499-35 chromosome 1, ASM411807v1, whole genome shotgun sequence DNA harbors:
- the LOC114162439 gene encoding E3 ubiquitin-protein ligase PUB22-like — translation MDNEIDVPSFFVCPISLEIMKDPVTVSTGITYDRESIETWLFSKKNTTCPVTKQPLMDYTDLTPNHTLRRLIQAWCTMNASHGVERIPTPKPPVNRNQISKLLKDASHSPLVCLRRLKSIASGSETNKRCMEAAGAVEFLASIVMNTNSNDSSNGVEPNEGSGFELKTTASDEALNLLHTLDLTEQGLKTLLGFRNGEFIESLTRVMQKGFFESRAYAVFLLKSMSEVADPVQLLHLRQEIFVELVQVLRDQISTKTSKDILQTLIQFCPWGRNRVKAVEAGAVPVLIELLLDCKERKPCEMMLVLLEVLCQCAEGRAELLSHGAGLAIVSKKILRVSTLANDRAVRILLSVSKFSATPHVVQEMLKLGVAAKLCLVLQVDSGNKAKEKAREILKLHARAWKNTPCIPNTLLSSYPAYA, via the coding sequence ATGGACAACGAGATCGATGTTCCTTCTTTCTTCGTCTGCCCCATTTCCTTAGAAATCATGAAGGATCCGGTGACGGTCTCGACGGGCATCACCTACGACCGTGAAAGCATCGAAACGTGGCTGTTTTCCAAGAAAAATACCACATGCCCCGTCACCAAACAACCCTTGATGGATTACACCGATCTCACCCCTAACCACACTCTCCGGAGACTCATCCAAGCCTGGTGTACCATGAACGCTTCTCACGGCGTCGAAAGGATCCCAACCCCAAAACCTCCTGTTAACAGGAATCAGATTTCTAAGCTTCTCAAAGACGCTTCTCACTCCCCTCTCGTTTGCCTCCGAAGACTCAAATCCATCGCTTCAGGAAGCGAGACAAATAAGCGATGCATGGAGGCTGCCGGTGCTGTTGAGTTCCTAGCATCGATTGTAATGAACACCAACAGCAACGATTCTTCAAATGGGGTTGAACCGAATGAAGGATCTGGATTCGAGTTGAAAACAACTGCAAGCGATGAAGCATTGAACCTGCTTCACACTCTTGATTTAACTGAACAAGGGTTGAAGACTCTTCTAGGCTTCAGAAACGGAGAGTTTATCGAGTCTTTGACGAGAGTCATGCAGAAGGGGTTCTTTGAATCACGCGCTTATGCAGTTTTCTTGTTGAAATCTATGTCAGAAGTGGCTGATCCAGTGCAACTGCTGCATCTAAGACAAGAAATTTTCGTGGAGCTAGTACAGGTGTTGAGGGATCAGATTTCAACGAAGACATCAAAGGATATCCTTCAAACCTTAATCCAGTTCTGTCCTTGGGGGAGGAACAGGGTGAAGGCTGTGGAAGCAGGAGCCGTTCCTGTTTTGATAGAGCTTCTTCTGGATTGCAAGGAAAGAAAGCCTTGCGAGATGATGCTGGTGCTGTTGGAGGTACTGTGTCAGTGTGCGGAGGGAAGAGCAGAACTATTGAGTCACGGAGCAGGTCTTGCCATTGTTTCAAAGAAGATTCTAAGAGTTTCGACATTGGCGAATGATAGGGCTGTCAGGATTCTTCTTTCTGTCTCCAAATTCTCTGCGACTCCGCATGTTGTTCAAGAGATGCTGAAACTGGGTGTGGCGGCGAAACTGTGCTTGGTGCTTCAGGTGGATAGCGGAAACAAGGCGAAGGAAAAGGCAAGAGAGATACTGAAATTGCATGCTCGGGCGTGGAAGAATACCCCATGCATACCCAACACTTTACTTTCTTCATACCCGGCTTATGCGTGA